Genomic window (Candidatus Scalindua japonica):
TTCATCCATGCACAATATAGCGGAAGGATTCGATTCGGAATCAAACCGTGAGTTTGTTCGTTTTCTTCGGTATGCAAAACGATCTTGTACCGAAGTCCAAAGTGAGCTTTATGTCGCTTTGGATCAACAATATATAACGAAAGCTGAATTTCAGGATGTGTATGATCAT
Coding sequences:
- a CDS encoding four helix bundle protein, with the protein product MKIERFEDIEAWQLARDLTRNVYDLTKKAKFNSDFGLKGQIQGAAGSSMHNIAEGFDSESNREFVRFLRYAKRSCTEVQSELYVALDQQYITKAEFQDVYDH